From the Acidobacteriota bacterium genome, the window GCGAACGCCATGCGGGGCTCGCCGACGCGGCGCGCTTCCGGCGATTCGCCCGCGAGGTCGCGGAGAGCCGCGGGGCGCTCGTCGATCTGCTCGAGGGGCTTGCGGTCGAGGGGCGGTCGGTCGCGGCGTACGGCGCGCCGGCCAAGGGGAACACGTTGCTGACGTTCTGCGGGATCGACACCCGGCTGGTTCGTTATACTGTCGACCGGAACCCGCGCAAGGTCGGCCTGTACACGCCCGGCAGCCACCTCCCCGTGCGCGACGTGGCGGCGCTCGTCGCCGGCGAGGATCGACCCGACTTCGTCCTGATCCTGGCGTGGAACCTGGCCGAGGAAATCATGGAACAGCAGCGCGCGTATCGCGACCTTGGTGGCCGCTTCATCATTCCGGTGCCTCGGGCACACGTGGTGTGAGATGAAGGTCGTCCTGCTCGCGGGCGGGCGCGGCACGCGCCTGGCCGAGGAAACCGCGACCGTACCCAAGCCCATGGTGGAGATCGGCGGCCGGCCGCTGCTCCTCCACCTGATGCGCTACTACGCCGACTACGGGTTCAAGGACTTCGTGATCGCGTGCGGATACCGCGGCGAGATCATCAAGGAGTACTTCCGGAACCTGCCCACCCGCCTGAGCGACTACGTCGTCGATCTCGCCGACGGGTCGCTCGAGATCGTGCGGCCGACCGGCCTCGACTGGAAGGTCGGTGTCATCGACACGGGGATGGAGACGTCGACCGGCGGCCGCCTGCTGCGCCTGCGCGCGCTCGTGGGCGAGGCGCGGTGCATGGTGACCTACGGCGACGGCCTCGGCACGATCGATCTCGACGCGCTCGTCGAGTTCCATCGCGGGCACGGCCGGCTCGCCACGGTGACGGCGGTGAGGCCGCCGGCGCGGTTCGGGTCGCTCCGCCTCGACGGCACGCGTG encodes:
- the rfbF gene encoding glucose-1-phosphate cytidylyltransferase, encoding MKVVLLAGGRGTRLAEETATVPKPMVEIGGRPLLLHLMRYYADYGFKDFVIACGYRGEIIKEYFRNLPTRLSDYVVDLADGSLEIVRPTGLDWKVGVIDTGMETSTGGRLLRLRALVGEARCMVTYGDGLGTIDLDALVEFHRGHGRLATVTAVRPPARFGSLRLDGTRVVEFEEKPQTREGWINGGFFVFEPGVFDYLDEESPLERGPLERLAEAGELMAFRHDGFWQPMDTLRDKQHLEALWRTGAAPWTQVRRRSGDRAASS